The Epilithonimonas zeae genome contains a region encoding:
- a CDS encoding nuclear transport factor 2 family protein — protein MKIRFLLLSILPIFGFSQTSEEDLVKSTVNQLFNGMKTSDSVLIRKSFSKNAVLQTITKAGEVKNENINDFVLSISKAEKQSLDERIIFSNILIDGNLASVWTPYEFYYKGNFSHCGVNSFQLVKLNNEWKIQYIIDTRRKDNCRK, from the coding sequence ATGAAAATCAGATTTTTGTTATTGAGTATTCTTCCAATTTTTGGGTTTTCTCAGACTTCGGAAGAGGATTTGGTTAAGTCAACGGTTAATCAATTATTTAATGGAATGAAAACTTCTGATTCTGTATTGATTAGAAAATCGTTTTCTAAAAATGCTGTTTTGCAAACGATAACTAAGGCTGGAGAAGTTAAAAATGAAAATATTAATGATTTTGTATTAAGTATTTCTAAAGCTGAAAAGCAAAGTCTGGATGAGAGAATCATATTTTCAAATATCTTGATTGATGGAAATCTGGCTTCGGTTTGGACGCCCTATGAGTTTTATTACAAAGGTAACTTCTCGCATTGTGGCGTCAATTCTTTTCAATTGGTAAAGTTGAATAACGAATGGAAAATTCAATACATTATCGATACGAGAAGAAAGGATAATTGTAGGAAATAA
- a CDS encoding sulfite exporter TauE/SafE family protein encodes MSEIIILFIGAIAAGLMGSLTGLGGGVIIIPLLTLGFGVPMHYAIGASLISVIGTSSGAAVAFVKEGFTNMRIGMFLEIATTTGAVSGALVSGFLNPNTIGIIFASILILTVLLNLKGKPDHQEELIKGSLADKLKLYGTFPDKDGIKRYASRNTIPGFLMMVFAGAMSGLLGIGSGALKVLAMDNMMKLPFKVSTTTSNFMIGVTAVAGALIYFQRGQIIPVIAAPVLIGVVVGSFIGSKTLMISKTKKLKVFFAIVITILSIYMMYNGVNKNFH; translated from the coding sequence ATGTCAGAAATCATAATTCTCTTTATTGGAGCAATTGCTGCCGGATTGATGGGTTCTCTTACAGGTCTGGGTGGCGGTGTCATCATTATTCCTCTTCTTACGCTTGGTTTCGGTGTTCCGATGCATTATGCAATTGGCGCTTCTCTCATCTCGGTCATTGGGACTTCTTCGGGTGCAGCAGTAGCTTTTGTGAAAGAAGGTTTTACCAATATGCGAATCGGAATGTTCTTGGAAATTGCAACCACAACTGGAGCAGTTTCAGGAGCTTTGGTTTCAGGATTTCTGAATCCGAATACAATCGGGATTATTTTTGCGAGTATCTTAATTCTTACCGTTCTTTTAAATCTTAAAGGAAAACCTGACCACCAGGAAGAATTAATTAAAGGAAGTTTGGCAGATAAACTCAAGCTTTACGGAACATTTCCAGATAAAGACGGCATCAAACGTTACGCTTCCAGAAATACAATTCCAGGATTTTTGATGATGGTTTTTGCAGGCGCAATGTCCGGACTTTTAGGAATCGGTTCTGGCGCTTTGAAGGTTTTGGCAATGGATAATATGATGAAATTACCTTTCAAAGTTTCCACTACGACAAGTAATTTTATGATTGGCGTGACCGCTGTTGCAGGTGCGTTGATTTATTTTCAAAGAGGGCAGATTATTCCTGTTATTGCCGCGCCGGTTTTGATAGGTGTGGTGGTTGGAAGTTTCATAGGTTCGAAAACTTTGATGATTTCCAAAACAAAGAAATTGAAAGTATTTTTCGCAATCGTAATCACGATTCTTTCAATTTATATGATGTACAACGGTGTCAATAAAAATTTCCATTAA
- a CDS encoding DUF1634 domain-containing protein has protein sequence MRTKPFTDVDLNRSVGNLLRLGVLLSVVTSLVGFVKLFTEGFVMPRKYRLLEMGDSSEKVWGQFWNSLMKGEGMAIIQLGILFLILTPLVRIIFALIGYLKEKDYVYVIISLIVLAIMTVSFLTGYAH, from the coding sequence ATGAGAACAAAACCATTTACAGACGTTGATTTAAATCGTTCCGTGGGAAATCTCCTAAGATTGGGTGTTCTACTTTCCGTAGTCACTTCTTTGGTGGGATTTGTAAAGCTTTTTACGGAAGGTTTTGTAATGCCAAGAAAATACCGGCTTTTGGAAATGGGAGATTCCTCTGAAAAAGTCTGGGGTCAGTTTTGGAATTCGTTGATGAAAGGCGAAGGAATGGCTATCATTCAACTTGGGATTTTGTTTCTTATTTTAACGCCATTGGTTAGAATTATTTTTGCATTGATTGGTTATCTTAAAGAAAAAGACTATGTTTATGTTATAATTTCTCTAATTGTTTTGGCAATTATGACCGTGAGTTTTTTAACAGGATATGCCCATTAA
- the gloA2 gene encoding SMU1112c/YaeR family gloxylase I-like metalloprotein gives MQIHHIAIICSNYEVSKKFYTEVLGLNIIREVYREERQSYKLDLAIGEHYVIELFSFPNPPARPSRPESCGLRHLAFSVDSVEEKRNELVEKGLDCEEIRIDEFTDKQFFFTTDPDNLPLEFYEN, from the coding sequence ATGCAAATCCACCACATCGCCATCATCTGTTCCAATTACGAAGTTTCAAAAAAATTTTATACAGAAGTTTTAGGTCTTAATATTATTCGTGAAGTTTATCGTGAAGAAAGACAGTCTTACAAACTGGATTTAGCAATCGGAGAACATTATGTGATTGAATTATTTTCTTTTCCAAATCCGCCAGCTCGACCTTCAAGACCAGAAAGTTGTGGCCTTCGTCATTTGGCTTTTTCAGTAGATAGTGTGGAAGAAAAACGAAATGAATTAGTAGAAAAAGGTTTGGATTGTGAAGAAATCAGAATCGATGAATTTACCGATAAACAATTCTTTTTTACAACTGACCCAGATAATTTACCTTTAGAGTTTTATGAGAATTAA
- the bla gene encoding subclass B3 metallo-beta-lactamase, which yields MKRLTILFLLIISFFGNAQTVTEPKNNPEKWSQPYEPFRIVGNLYYVGTYDLASYLIVTNKGNILINTGLADSDPQIKANIEKLGFKYKNIKILTLTQAHFDHMGAMADIKKETGAKLYVDEAELAELKSGGKSDYELGKYGVTFKPLNPDFLLKNNDKIKLGNTTLTLLHHPGHTKGSCSFIFETKDKDRTYKVLIANMPSIIIDHKFSDVQAYPNMQKDYAYTLDAMKKLDFDVWVASHASQFDLHEKRRSGDVYNPKLFMDKENYFKQLKELENDYLEKLKEESK from the coding sequence ATGAAAAGACTCACAATATTATTCCTATTAATCATTTCCTTTTTCGGAAATGCACAAACCGTAACAGAACCAAAAAATAATCCTGAAAAATGGTCTCAACCTTATGAGCCGTTCAGAATTGTCGGGAATTTGTATTATGTCGGGACTTACGATTTGGCCTCATATCTCATTGTTACAAATAAGGGAAATATCCTTATCAATACTGGTCTGGCAGATTCTGATCCTCAAATCAAAGCGAATATTGAGAAATTAGGATTCAAATATAAAAATATTAAAATTCTAACTTTGACTCAAGCGCATTTTGACCACATGGGCGCAATGGCTGATATCAAAAAAGAAACTGGCGCCAAACTTTATGTTGACGAAGCCGAATTAGCCGAACTCAAATCCGGCGGAAAATCTGACTACGAATTAGGGAAGTATGGAGTGACTTTCAAGCCATTGAACCCAGATTTTCTTTTGAAAAATAATGACAAAATCAAATTAGGAAATACGACTTTAACTTTGCTTCATCATCCTGGACACACAAAAGGTTCCTGCAGTTTTATCTTCGAAACCAAAGATAAAGACAGAACTTATAAAGTTTTAATTGCGAATATGCCTTCCATTATTATTGACCACAAATTCTCTGATGTTCAAGCTTATCCAAATATGCAAAAAGATTATGCCTATACTTTGGATGCGATGAAAAAATTGGATTTTGATGTTTGGGTCGCTTCGCACGCAAGCCAGTTCGATTTGCACGAGAAACGTAGATCTGGAGATGTTTACAATCCAAAATTGTTTATGGATAAGGAGAATTACTTCAAACAACTGAAAGAATTGGAAAATGATTATTTGGAGAAATTGAAAGAGGAATCAAAATAA
- a CDS encoding GIY-YIG nuclease family protein: protein MIEFPEGAYTFYVYILTNKRRTVLYTGVTNNLHIRLHQHKTKTNSNSFTAKYNVEFLVYYEKFGWIQHAIEREKEIKDLSRNKKLEFIRIQNPNLEFLNHLF, encoded by the coding sequence ATGATTGAATTTCCAGAAGGAGCTTACACGTTTTATGTTTATATTTTAACCAATAAAAGAAGAACAGTTCTTTACACGGGGGTTACAAACAATCTTCATATTAGATTGCATCAACATAAAACTAAAACAAATTCAAATAGCTTTACAGCAAAATATAATGTTGAGTTTTTAGTTTATTATGAAAAGTTTGGTTGGATTCAACACGCTATTGAACGAGAAAAAGAAATAAAGGATTTATCAAGAAATAAAAAATTAGAATTTATAAGAATTCAGAATCCTAATTTGGAATTTTTAAATCATTTGTTTTAA
- a CDS encoding diphosphomevalonate/mevalonate 3,5-bisphosphate decarboxylase family protein, which yields MTQEFLGNSQFQISNQLVSSSCPSNIALIKYWGKYENQIPANPSVSYTLNHCRTNTTMEFFAGEDFSVKTFLSGNEEKKFAEKIEKYFKNIEQYLPWILKGKYIIKTENTFPHSSGIASSASGFGAIAKCLMNLDNIFSGNSDSDFKTKKASFLARLGSGSACRSLYEGLVVWGKTEEVEGSSDLFAVQYPDEEIHPIFKNFNDWVLLIHEGQKSVSSTVGHGLMNTNPYAERRFQEAHENFTKLKTILSSGDMEGFIKLAEHEALTLHAMMMMSEPAFILMQTGTLQVINKIWDFRRITGLSLFFTLDAGANVHLLFPNDIDNDRITDFIKTELIPLTQKGGVVKDVMRF from the coding sequence ATGACTCAAGAATTTTTGGGAAATTCCCAATTTCAGATATCCAATCAACTCGTCTCCTCAAGCTGTCCCTCTAATATTGCACTCATCAAATATTGGGGGAAGTACGAAAATCAGATTCCTGCCAATCCAAGTGTCAGCTATACTTTGAACCATTGCAGAACCAATACAACAATGGAGTTTTTTGCCGGAGAAGATTTTTCGGTGAAGACTTTTTTATCAGGAAATGAAGAAAAAAAATTCGCTGAGAAAATCGAAAAATATTTCAAAAATATCGAGCAATATCTACCTTGGATTCTAAAAGGAAAATACATCATCAAAACTGAAAATACGTTTCCGCACAGTTCAGGAATTGCAAGTTCAGCTTCAGGTTTCGGAGCGATTGCTAAATGTTTGATGAACCTAGATAATATTTTCTCAGGAAATTCAGACTCCGATTTTAAAACAAAAAAAGCAAGCTTTTTGGCAAGATTAGGAAGCGGAAGTGCTTGCAGAAGTCTTTATGAAGGTTTGGTGGTTTGGGGGAAAACTGAAGAAGTGGAAGGAAGTTCGGATTTATTCGCTGTTCAATATCCGGATGAGGAAATCCATCCGATTTTCAAAAACTTCAACGATTGGGTTTTGCTGATTCACGAAGGTCAGAAATCGGTTTCTTCAACGGTTGGTCACGGCTTGATGAACACCAATCCTTATGCAGAAAGACGTTTCCAAGAAGCACACGAGAATTTTACCAAACTGAAAACGATTCTTTCATCAGGTGATATGGAAGGTTTCATCAAATTGGCTGAACACGAAGCATTGACACTTCACGCAATGATGATGATGAGCGAACCTGCTTTTATCCTGATGCAGACTGGAACTTTGCAGGTCATTAATAAGATTTGGGATTTTAGAAGAATTACGGGCTTGTCTTTGTTTTTCACTTTAGACGCTGGAGCTAATGTTCATTTGCTTTTTCCAAATGATATTGACAACGACAGAATCACAGATTTCATCAAAACAGAACTGATTCCATTGACGCAAAAAGGTGGAGTAGTGAAAGATGTGATGAGATTTTAA
- a CDS encoding ABC transporter ATP-binding protein — protein MLKAENIKKTYNAGKKIALQDFSIEVPTASVYGLLGPNGAGKTSFIRIINQITQADEGKVWIDGQELNPEHIRNIGYMPEERGLYKNMTVGDQLLYFGELKGMSRQEALSQAKFWFEQLNIDQWWKKKLSELSKGMAQKIQFVVTVLHRPKLLILDEPFSGFDPVNANLIKDQIIRLKNEGTTIILSTHRMESVEEMCDFVALINNSKKVLDGKVFDVREQFKQNVFSVVLSDVNSENLEELTRKYQIENIGTANGLFNFELKNTENQNILLQDLLKTGTIRTFNEKIPSMNEVFINAVQS, from the coding sequence ATGCTGAAAGCAGAAAATATCAAAAAAACATACAACGCCGGAAAGAAAATCGCACTTCAGGACTTTTCTATTGAAGTTCCTACTGCAAGTGTTTACGGGCTTTTGGGACCGAACGGCGCCGGAAAAACGTCATTTATCCGTATCATCAACCAAATTACGCAGGCAGATGAAGGTAAGGTTTGGATTGACGGCCAGGAACTGAATCCGGAACACATCCGAAACATTGGTTATATGCCGGAGGAACGCGGACTTTATAAGAATATGACGGTGGGCGACCAGCTTCTGTATTTTGGTGAGTTGAAAGGAATGTCCCGTCAGGAAGCACTTTCGCAGGCGAAATTCTGGTTTGAACAACTGAACATCGACCAATGGTGGAAGAAAAAACTGAGTGAACTTTCAAAAGGAATGGCGCAGAAAATCCAGTTTGTAGTGACGGTTTTGCACCGCCCGAAATTGTTGATTCTGGATGAGCCTTTTTCCGGTTTTGACCCTGTGAATGCGAATCTCATCAAAGACCAAATCATCCGGTTGAAAAATGAGGGAACGACAATCATCTTATCAACGCACCGAATGGAAAGTGTGGAGGAAATGTGTGATTTTGTAGCGTTGATTAATAACTCTAAGAAAGTTCTGGACGGGAAAGTTTTTGATGTCCGTGAACAGTTTAAACAGAATGTTTTTTCGGTGGTTTTGTCGGATGTGAACTCTGAAAACCTTGAGGAATTAACAAGAAAATATCAAATCGAAAACATTGGAACTGCGAACGGTTTGTTCAATTTTGAATTGAAAAATACAGAGAATCAAAATATTCTTTTGCAAGACCTTTTGAAAACTGGAACAATACGAACTTTCAATGAGAAGATTCCTAGTATGAACGAGGTTTTCATTAATGCGGTGCAATCATAA
- a CDS encoding ABC transporter permease — protein MKNIYLITKREFLTQVKKKSFIILTLLAPLMIVGFGALIGFMFKANEAEYKFEVVDKSGIFAGQLKSTKDITYTFVPTNTENTLVKNLKELKGSDGILIIPELIDKNFDALESGTKLLTNKKIGVDTKVAVSSDLSNILKKEKIKMLGISEDRIVNLDKNFKIISQNVTESDRPESDLAFGIRTALSFGLMYVVFMFIIIYGVRVMRSVLEEKNNRVVEIIISSVKPFELMMGKILGVTLVALTQFIVWIAMSVTAALFLNTGFSAMQKNMPAEQGEMMKNFDFQQIATEVSHVLLDMNYIGIISVFVFFFLFGYIFYSSMYAAIGSAVDNETETQQFTMFAIIPLMIGLYGSFTIMNNPDGPMAFWLSIIPFTSPVAMIARIPFGVPLWEILLSIFLLIASTLLMVYIAAKIYRVGILMYGNKATLKEIWKWIRS, from the coding sequence ATGAAAAATATATATTTAATTACCAAAAGAGAATTTCTGACGCAGGTAAAGAAAAAATCTTTTATTATTTTAACGCTTTTGGCGCCGCTGATGATTGTTGGATTTGGTGCTTTGATTGGGTTTATGTTCAAAGCTAATGAAGCGGAATACAAATTCGAAGTGGTTGATAAAAGCGGAATTTTTGCTGGTCAATTGAAATCGACAAAAGACATTACTTACACTTTTGTTCCGACCAACACCGAAAATACTTTGGTTAAAAATCTAAAAGAACTGAAAGGTTCAGACGGAATTCTTATCATTCCGGAACTGATAGACAAGAATTTTGATGCTTTGGAAAGTGGAACAAAATTATTAACCAACAAAAAAATTGGTGTTGATACCAAAGTTGCTGTTTCTTCTGACCTAAGCAATATTCTGAAGAAAGAGAAAATCAAAATGTTGGGAATCTCAGAAGACAGAATCGTCAATCTTGATAAAAATTTTAAAATCATTTCTCAAAATGTAACGGAAAGCGACCGACCAGAAAGTGACCTCGCTTTCGGAATCAGAACGGCGTTGAGTTTTGGATTGATGTACGTGGTTTTTATGTTCATCATTATTTACGGTGTCAGAGTAATGAGAAGCGTGCTCGAGGAGAAAAACAACCGTGTTGTGGAAATCATCATCTCATCTGTGAAACCATTTGAGCTAATGATGGGGAAAATCTTAGGTGTGACTTTGGTGGCTTTGACCCAGTTTATCGTTTGGATTGCGATGTCTGTGACTGCTGCTCTTTTCTTAAATACTGGATTCTCTGCAATGCAAAAAAATATGCCCGCGGAACAAGGTGAAATGATGAAAAATTTTGATTTTCAACAAATCGCTACTGAAGTTTCCCACGTTCTTTTGGATATGAATTATATCGGAATCATCAGCGTTTTTGTATTTTTCTTTTTGTTTGGATACATCTTTTATAGCTCGATGTATGCAGCGATTGGAAGTGCAGTTGACAATGAAACAGAAACTCAGCAGTTCACAATGTTTGCCATTATTCCTTTGATGATAGGACTTTACGGAAGTTTCACGATTATGAATAATCCAGATGGACCGATGGCGTTTTGGTTGTCCATTATTCCGTTTACGTCGCCTGTTGCGATGATCGCCAGGATTCCGTTTGGTGTGCCGCTTTGGGAGATTCTGTTATCGATTTTTCTATTGATCGCTTCTACTCTATTGATGGTTTATATTGCCGCGAAAATCTACAGAGTGGGAATTTTGATGTACGGAAATAAGGCAACTTTGAAGGAGATCTGGAAGTGGATCAGGAGTTGA
- a CDS encoding lipocalin family protein: MKKLTLLALILLFIISCRKDDDEKSESIITGTWKLIDYRSVSGKDGSVIYSNTIPENDCKRKSNYNYKNNGKYIGEYFRDPNTGECGNKAFLEEMDYVYNESSKTISYKIDGITQDILNVNSLTKTEMQILMNDQMDQDGDGTPDRIFSIYIKQ; encoded by the coding sequence GTGAAAAAACTTACTTTATTAGCTCTTATTTTGTTATTCATTATTTCTTGTCGAAAAGATGATGATGAAAAATCAGAATCGATAATTACTGGAACTTGGAAACTTATTGATTATCGTTCTGTTTCCGGAAAAGATGGCTCAGTTATTTATTCAAATACAATTCCTGAAAATGATTGTAAAAGAAAATCAAACTACAATTATAAAAATAATGGGAAATACATTGGAGAATATTTTCGGGATCCGAATACTGGAGAATGTGGTAATAAAGCTTTTTTAGAAGAGATGGATTACGTTTATAATGAATCTTCTAAAACTATTTCTTACAAGATTGACGGAATTACTCAAGATATTCTAAATGTGAATTCCCTAACTAAAACTGAAATGCAAATTTTAATGAATGATCAAATGGATCAAGATGGAGATGGAACTCCTGATAGAATTTTCAGCATTTACATTAAACAATAA
- a CDS encoding DEAD/DEAH box helicase, which yields MKTTFADFDLPEKILDVLADLNLFEPTPIQEKSISPILSGRDVMGIAQTGTGKTLAYLLPVLKNWKYNKSGNPTILVLVPTRELVVQVTEVLTTLTQNLTARVIGIYGGKNINTQKLLFNDGCDILVGTPGRVMDLAIDNAISLKEVNKLIIDEFDEMLNLGFRPQLTHIFEMMKEKRQNILFSATMTDAVDALLNEYFAGPIEISLARSGTPLEKIAQSAVPVENFNTKLNLLIHLLKTETDLEKILIFANNKKHADLIFEKLNIEFPDQFGVIHSNKSQNFRLRVMQEFSNEELRGVITTDIMARGLDIPDISHVFNFEVPEVPEQYIHRIGRTGRADKDGIAVTFYTKKEEAQLLDIELLMDKEIAKSEFPEEVTISKVKIASEQDEVKMKFLTSAKLNEGESAFHEKKDKNKKINLGGPSKRKAPKKFGANRAQQKQKSKAKKKK from the coding sequence ATGAAAACCACTTTTGCAGACTTCGATTTACCGGAAAAGATTCTAGACGTTTTAGCTGATCTCAACCTTTTTGAGCCAACACCTATTCAGGAAAAAAGCATCAGTCCGATACTTTCTGGACGTGATGTAATGGGAATTGCCCAAACCGGAACGGGAAAAACTTTGGCCTATCTGCTTCCTGTTCTTAAAAATTGGAAATATAACAAATCCGGAAATCCTACAATTTTGGTTCTGGTTCCTACAAGAGAATTGGTGGTTCAGGTAACGGAAGTTTTAACGACGCTGACACAAAATCTTACTGCAAGAGTGATCGGAATCTACGGTGGAAAAAACATCAATACACAAAAATTATTGTTCAATGACGGTTGTGATATTTTGGTAGGAACGCCTGGTAGAGTAATGGATCTAGCGATTGACAATGCAATTTCATTGAAAGAAGTAAACAAATTGATCATCGATGAATTTGATGAAATGCTGAATCTTGGTTTCCGCCCCCAACTGACGCATATCTTCGAAATGATGAAGGAGAAAAGACAAAACATCCTTTTTTCTGCAACGATGACAGATGCTGTAGATGCTTTGCTGAACGAATATTTCGCTGGTCCAATTGAGATCTCATTGGCAAGATCAGGAACGCCTTTGGAGAAGATTGCACAGTCTGCAGTTCCGGTTGAGAATTTCAACACGAAACTGAATTTATTAATTCACCTCTTAAAAACAGAAACGGATTTAGAAAAAATCTTAATTTTCGCTAATAATAAGAAACATGCAGACCTGATCTTCGAAAAACTGAATATTGAATTTCCTGACCAATTTGGTGTGATTCACTCCAACAAATCTCAGAATTTTCGTTTGAGAGTGATGCAGGAGTTTTCTAATGAAGAACTGCGTGGCGTGATTACAACAGATATTATGGCGAGAGGTTTGGATATTCCGGATATTTCTCATGTTTTCAACTTCGAAGTTCCAGAAGTTCCGGAACAATACATCCACAGAATCGGTAGAACTGGGCGTGCAGATAAAGATGGAATTGCGGTAACTTTCTATACCAAAAAAGAAGAAGCTCAACTTTTGGATATCGAATTGTTGATGGACAAAGAAATTGCCAAATCTGAATTCCCAGAAGAAGTAACTATTTCGAAAGTCAAAATTGCTTCTGAACAGGATGAAGTGAAAATGAAATTCCTAACAAGTGCCAAACTCAATGAAGGCGAATCTGCTTTCCACGAGAAAAAAGATAAGAACAAGAAAATCAATCTTGGAGGACCGAGTAAACGTAAAGCACCTAAGAAATTCGGAGCGAATAGAGCACAGCAGAAACAAAAGTCAAAAGCTAAGAAAAAGAAATAA
- a CDS encoding sensor histidine kinase: MKGLNFLKRINSWVVYFILTSIVAGIIISSNFLIQHLRSKETERIKSLATAMRYLQDTDVDSRFSELALYVISENEDLPIIVTNKKREVLESRGISEEILKDKEKLKAKMTEMENKYPPFEIQLPDFNNQYLYYDNSDLMNYLRYYPLLLAIFISLYLVFSFWFLRLLKKTDEGFVWAGLAKETAHQIGTPLSSMIGWVEIMKLEDENGMGVKELEMDVNRLKTISERFSKIGSIPTLNDLDINETVQQNFDYLKSRISTKVEFTLRKTYEPVLVPHSQILMSWVIENLVKNAVDAMKGEGKLELSLYKKNKNVYIDVTDTGCGMTKQQIRNAFKPGFSTKKRGWGLGLSLTKRVVSEYHKGDVRIANSEVGKGTTFRIILKEEQKS; this comes from the coding sequence ATGAAAGGACTTAATTTTCTGAAACGTATCAATAGCTGGGTTGTATATTTTATATTGACCTCAATTGTTGCAGGAATTATAATCTCCTCCAATTTCCTGATTCAGCATCTTAGAAGTAAAGAAACTGAAAGAATTAAGTCTTTGGCAACAGCAATGCGTTATCTTCAGGATACCGATGTAGATTCGAGATTCAGCGAGTTAGCACTTTATGTCATTAGTGAGAATGAAGATTTGCCCATCATTGTTACCAACAAAAAAAGAGAAGTTTTAGAAAGCCGAGGTATTTCCGAAGAGATTCTTAAAGACAAAGAAAAACTAAAGGCAAAAATGACTGAAATGGAAAACAAATATCCGCCATTCGAGATTCAGTTGCCGGATTTTAATAATCAATATTTGTATTATGATAATTCGGATTTGATGAATTATCTTCGTTATTATCCACTTTTGTTGGCAATTTTCATTTCGCTTTATCTTGTTTTTTCATTTTGGTTTTTACGATTACTGAAGAAAACCGACGAAGGTTTTGTTTGGGCAGGTTTAGCCAAAGAAACAGCGCATCAGATTGGAACGCCTCTTTCCTCAATGATTGGTTGGGTTGAGATTATGAAGCTCGAAGATGAAAATGGAATGGGTGTAAAAGAATTGGAAATGGATGTCAACAGACTCAAAACTATTTCCGAAAGATTCTCAAAAATTGGTTCTATTCCAACACTTAATGATTTGGATATCAATGAAACCGTTCAGCAAAATTTTGATTATTTAAAATCCAGAATTTCAACTAAGGTTGAATTTACCTTAAGAAAAACTTACGAACCGGTTTTGGTTCCACACAGCCAGATTCTGATGAGCTGGGTCATCGAAAATCTTGTAAAAAATGCAGTTGATGCAATGAAAGGTGAAGGTAAACTGGAATTGTCGCTTTACAAAAAAAATAAAAACGTCTACATCGACGTGACCGACACTGGTTGCGGAATGACTAAACAACAAATCCGAAATGCCTTCAAACCTGGATTTTCTACCAAAAAACGGGGATGGGGATTAGGATTGTCTTTGACGAAAAGAGTAGTGTCAGAATATCACAAAGGCGACGTGAGAATTGCAAACTCTGAAGTTGGGAAAGGAACGACTTTCAGGATTATTTTGAAGGAAGAGCAAAAATCGTAA
- a CDS encoding aldose 1-epimerase family protein — MITIQNNKLKANFNELGAELISLINLETEKEIIWNGNPDFWGGQSPVLFPIVGALKNEQYIFEGQTYELPRHGFARRRTFNVKNSSDNEVNFELKSDEESLKIYPFEFSLEIKYTLVEKKLTVSYQVKNLSEKEMYFSLGAHPGFAIDTENGLNYNDYEISFSDDEKLEIHPLVDNLISNETQTIELDNKTLLLSYELFSKDALVMTTMKSRELILRNNKNNHKVIFTFSNFPYFGIWAAKNADFVCLEPWQGIADLENHNQELTEKFGILKLEKHQDWKADWAVEIE, encoded by the coding sequence ATGATAACGATTCAGAATAATAAACTAAAAGCGAATTTCAACGAACTTGGAGCAGAATTGATTTCTCTCATCAATCTTGAGACTGAGAAAGAAATAATATGGAATGGCAATCCAGATTTTTGGGGCGGACAAAGTCCTGTGCTCTTTCCGATAGTTGGAGCTTTGAAAAATGAACAATATATTTTTGAAGGTCAAACTTATGAATTGCCTCGCCACGGTTTTGCAAGAAGACGAACTTTTAATGTGAAAAATTCATCCGACAATGAGGTTAATTTTGAATTAAAATCTGATGAAGAATCTTTAAAAATCTATCCTTTCGAATTCAGTTTGGAAATCAAATATACTTTGGTTGAGAAAAAACTGACGGTTTCTTATCAAGTTAAAAACCTTTCTGAAAAAGAAATGTATTTTTCATTAGGCGCACATCCGGGATTTGCAATCGATACAGAAAATGGTTTGAATTACAACGATTACGAAATTTCTTTTTCTGATGATGAAAAACTAGAAATTCATCCTTTAGTTGATAATCTCATCAGCAATGAAACTCAAACCATCGAACTTGATAATAAAACGCTTTTATTGTCTTACGAACTTTTTTCTAAAGATGCTTTGGTAATGACCACAATGAAAAGCAGAGAATTGATTTTGAGAAATAATAAAAATAATCACAAAGTCATTTTCACTTTTTCAAATTTTCCTTACTTCGGGATTTGGGCAGCTAAAAATGCGGATTTTGTTTGTCTGGAGCCTTGGCAGGGAATTGCGGATTTGGAAAACCATAATCAGGAATTGACTGAGAAATTTGGGATTTTGAAATTGGAGAAGCATCAAGATTGGAAGGCTGATTGGGCGGTTGAGATTGAGTAA